TGTAGAGTAGGTCATACCCTCTAGACGTGCAGCAGCATTGATACGCTGTATCCATAGAGCGCGGAAAGAGCGCTTCTTGTTCTTACGGTCACGGTAAGCATAGGTGAGACCCTTCTCCCAGCCATTCTTGGCTACGGTCCAGACGTTGCTGCGGGCACCGATGTATCCGCGTGTTAGCTTGAGTATTCTTTTGCGCTTAGCTCGTGAAGCGACGTGATTTACTGATCTAGGCATTTCTTGTGTCGATTAGTGTGTTTGATAAATACGTACTAAACTCTGTTGAGTCCTCGATTAAAGGTTGAGCATCTCCTTGACGCTCTTCTCATTGTGTGGATCCACGAGAGCGGTGTAGGTAAGGTTGCGCTTACGCTTCTTGCTCTTTTTGGTGAGGATGTGACTCTTGTACGCATGCTTACGCTTGATGCGTCCGCTACCTGTCAGGAAAAAACGCTTCTTAGCGCCTGATACTGTCTTCTGTTTAGGCATTTTGTTTGGATTTTGAATTGTGTGAAACTATTGTTAGATGCACCCTTCCGACCAACTACCTAGAGGCACGCCTATGCCTGTTTGGATAGTCTGCTACGCACGGAGCATAGCTGGTAGGGTAGGTGACTTTACTTACTCATGAATGTGTCTATACTGTGACTACTCGTCATCGTTCTTCTCAGAGGCATCTTGATCAGACAGCTCCTCGCTGGTCTGCTTAGGCTCCTTCTTCTTACCCTTGGCAGAGGCTGGCTTGGGGGCTAGCATGATCGTCATGCGCTTGCCCTCCAGCACGGGCATATTCTCGACACGTGCCAAATCCTCTAGGTCGTTGGCAAAGCGTAGGAGAAGTATCTCGCCCTGATCCTTAAAGAGGATGCTGCGACCACGGAAGAAGACGTACGCCTTGACCTTAAAGCCCTCCTTGAGGAAGCCCTCGGCGTGACGTAGCTTGAAGTTGTAGTCGTGATCATCCGTCTGAGGTCCGAAGCGGATCTCCTTGACGACCACCTTAGCCTGCTTAGCCTTCTGCTCCTTCTGTCGCTTCTTCTGCTGGTAGAGAAACTTCTGGTAGTCAGTCACACGACATACAGGTGGCTCCGCATTCGGAGAGATCTCCACAAGGTCTAGCCCC
The sequence above is a segment of the Porphyromonas vaginalis genome. Coding sequences within it:
- the rplT gene encoding 50S ribosomal protein L20; translation: MPRSVNHVASRAKRKRILKLTRGYIGARSNVWTVAKNGWEKGLTYAYRDRKNKKRSFRALWIQRINAAARLEGMTYSTLMGALHKQGIEINRKVLADLAMNNPEAFKSICEKARG
- the rpmI gene encoding 50S ribosomal protein L35; the protein is MPKQKTVSGAKKRFFLTGSGRIKRKHAYKSHILTKKSKKRKRNLTYTALVDPHNEKSVKEMLNL
- the infC gene encoding translation initiation factor IF-3 — its product is MANSRNFRRPPIKEQPNRINEQIPHREVRLVGDNVEQGVYPIQQARRIAELQGLDLVEISPNAEPPVCRVTDYQKFLYQQKKRQKEQKAKQAKVVVKEIRFGPQTDDHDYNFKLRHAEGFLKEGFKVKAYVFFRGRSILFKDQGEILLLRFANDLEDLARVENMPVLEGKRMTIMLAPKPASAKGKKKEPKQTSEELSDQDASEKNDDE